Part of the Zea mays cultivar B73 chromosome 4, Zm-B73-REFERENCE-NAM-5.0, whole genome shotgun sequence genome is shown below.
AATAGTACTATGGATGCTTCATCTCATGAAGATAATCAATCAGAAAGGGTTGCTAAAATGAACCAAAACTCCAGAGACAATAACAAAATGATCAAAATATGTGATAAGTTAATTGGCGTATTCCTGGTGGATAAACCTACACCAACGGATTGGAGAAAATTACTAGCTTTTAGCAGGGAATGGGACAACATAAGGCCTCATTTCTTTAAACGCTGCCAGGAAAAAGCAGATACAGAGCTGAACCCTGAGATGAAGCACAATCTTCTCAGACTTGGTAGAAAACTTAAAGAGGTCATGCATTTACTGACTCACAGCAGGACGCCCATCATGGTTTACCTGATTATTTGATTTAGGGTTCCTCATAACAGATATTCAATTAGTTTGCTCCCCCCTTTTTCAGATTGATGAAGATGTACAGAGGCATAATGAACTTCTTGAAGTAGTAAAATCCACACCATCTGATAAACTTGGTTCTATTGTTGCTAAGCGGCGTAAAGATTTCACAGTGGAATTCTTCAACCACCTTTACTATGTTGCAGAGTCTTGTCATGATGAACCAGAAAAGCAAACTGGTGAGGCATTTGAGTACTGGGCTCTGATGTCTGCAACTTTGCATGTTATTTCCTCTTGTTTTTCAACTTATGATATGGGCCCCTTTTCTGCCTATTTTGTCGCCCCCCAAGAAAAAAGAGAGTATAACATATTATTAATTATAATAGAGACACATCAAATGGGCAAATGTACTGGTTTGGTTATCTGCAATATTACAGACATATCAATGACAATTAACTATAGGTTGATTCTTATGAATTTATGCACTCCAATactaactatatatatatatatatatatatatatatatatatataatagagCTATATCCATTGTACAACTCTTAAGACCCTAAATAGTTCCATTTGTAGAATGTATTTTGATTAAGCCGCACAGTCATAATGAGACCCAACTTTTTCCTCTCAATTATTGGGTGATTTCTGCAAAATTTTACTTTTTGCAACAATAATTGTTGTGGAGTTTCTCATTAGTTGTCTATAGACATGTAGACAGCATTAGTGGTGATCCCTGATCTGAACATAAATATTTTTATTTGTCATTTGTGTTTGGCCAATTGGATTCATATTTTGTAGCATGGACCTTTTTATCCTTGTAGAGTTGGCAAAGCTTGGAAATGATTGTGTAGATGCCCTACAAGCTCATGATGATACAACAGGGAGCCTTGAAGCTTTGAATGCTGCAGAATTGAAGTTAAAAGATATACTTAATTCACCTTCGGTGGATGCTGCTTGCAGAAAGATTGATGACTTGGCTGAGAAAAAAGAACTGGACTCTGCACTAGTGTTGATGCTTTCAAAAGCTTGGTCAGCTGCAAAGGGCACTGACATCACGAAATCTGAGGTAAATGATTATAGTATTCAGCAAGCTCATATATGCTTGAGTTTGTGTACATTTTGTCATCTTGTAGTTGTGGTCGAGTGCTCCAAAATCGTCTTTGAGTGTTTCCTGATCCACAATGCATGACACAGGCAAAGGATATAATGTTTCACCTATATATGACTGCGGTGGCGAATCTCCAGAGACAAATGCCGAAGGATATAAGAATACTGAAGCATCTTATAATGATAGAGGATCCAGAAGAACGGTCAAGTGCACTTAATGACGCTTTTACTCCTGGCCCTGAACTTCAAGGGGACAATGTTGATACATTATACACGTAAGTATTACTGGTGCACTGGTGATGATTTTGTCTACCGTTCTTTTGTTTTAATGTTGCTTGTTGCCTGGTGGATTGTAGGAGTCCAGAGGCGCTGCACACTTGGGCAAGAGCTATAGTTGATGCATATTATAACAGCAGAGAAGGCACTCTCATTGGGCAAGCAAGAGACATGATGAATCCTAAAATCATTAAGAGAGTCGAAGAGATAGTGAAGATAATCAAGGACAAGTACCTTTAAGTTTTAGTCATCATAAAATGGGGGTTTAACATTTCTACTGATTGTACAAGTCTTGTGCGATGATGGTCTTTTACAGGCTGCTCCCGTCAAAACTACTGCCATCGTTCCAGTTGGAACTCCTCAGCACTGACGAAACAATCAGTGTTTAAAGGAAATGCAAGTTGTTGTAACTCATTACAATGAGAAGGTGTTTGTAGCATGTGGTATCAGTTTAGCTGCTACATAGATATTAGCGGAGTACTTGTAGCTGTCCTGACTCTAACAGTGTTGTAACTGTACTAGTATCGAACCAGGAGACATGTATGTGTCCAAGCATTCTTGTAATGAGCTAGTGATCTCAAACAATTCTACGGCTTATGCTGACTCAAACcatttaagggcttgttcggttagctcctaATTCATATGGATTGAGTGGAATTGGGTGTGTTTAAATCCTAAGTAAGTCAAACTCCTTTTTAATTTTTTCTAATCCCATTCAATCCTTAAATAAtaggattaaccgaacaaggcctaaagtaAGCCAAATGTTTCTGGACATATTTGAACTGAATAATGTAAGAATACCTGGTTTTTGGTGATATTTACAGCCGCACAGCTTCCAGCTGTGTTGTCCATGTGGACATTTAATATAGTCAACAAGATTGAGAATTGCTAACATCTCAATGGATATGTTCTGTATCTTCAGATTCGGCTATATTCTTATCGAAATAGTATTATGTCGGCTTAAAGCGGCAGAACAAAGATTTTCACGCTCTAAAGGCTAGTTTGGGTACATCCATCCTCAATAATTTCTTCCTCGGTCACCTCCAATCCTTAGACCTTATTCAATTGTATAAGAATTGAAGAGGATTAAATCTCTTGAATAGGAATGAATTTAATCCCCTTtaagccttgttcgtttgtgccggattggtgggtcggaacgattactaaccggattgcttctctaatttatataaactttgattagctggaacgattccgggtgtaatccgacacaaacgaacaaggccttaatccACTCTTAACCGAACAAACCCTTATGGAAAATCATGGATCCAAACTAGTCCTAATGAGGTAGAAGCCACAAATGATGTCATTGTATAGGATTGCATCTAGACGTTTTTTTAGATCTGTCTTGTGTACTTTAAGCCACATTACCAGCACATGCTTTGGGTTCGCACCACCCACCCCGACCCCACTAGGAGCACCGGTGTGTTGTGCGGGTTTTGTTCGACCGGGTGGGGACTGGGTCGATCGGGTCACAGGTGGCTGCACAGTTAGTTTGAGCATAAATAATGTCAGATATAACGTAAATGTTGTTACAATGGTTAGCACGATATCACGAACGACTCCCGCGTAACAGACGTGCGCAAATCAGGTGGTTACAAAAAATACCGAGCTAACGTGAGAGTCGTGGATATCTGTGGGATGTCGTATT
Proteins encoded:
- the LOC100278412 gene encoding uncharacterized protein LOC100278412, which encodes MAMPTTSSASPCQAPSPAGLPISPGARATILSFSRRLRRSRGAIISAPTGCLFLGLPKSCCSIAAFGEVAAVSDDYVESSPSSSGYLNSTMDASSHEDNQSERVAKMNQNSRDNNKMIKICDKLIGVFLVDKPTPTDWRKLLAFSREWDNIRPHFFKRCQEKADTELNPEMKHNLLRLGRKLKEIDEDVQRHNELLEVVKSTPSDKLGSIVAKRRKDFTVEFFNHLYYVAESCHDEPEKQTELAKLGNDCVDALQAHDDTTGSLEALNAAELKLKDILNSPSVDAACRKIDDLAEKKELDSALVLMLSKAWSAAKGTDITKSEAKDIMFHLYMTAVANLQRQMPKDIRILKHLIMIEDPEERSSALNDAFTPGPELQGDNVDTLYTSPEALHTWARAIVDAYYNSREGTLIGQARDMMNPKIIKRVEEIVKIIKDKYL